One window from the genome of Amycolatopsis sp. NBC_01480 encodes:
- a CDS encoding class II 3-deoxy-7-phosphoheptulonate synthase has translation MNWTVDVPVDTLPELPPLPPELRARLDAALAKPAAQQPEWPDPELAKRARGVLESVPPITVPAEIDRLKNRLAMVANGEAFLLQGGDCAETYESNTEPHIRANLRTLLQMAVVLTYGASLPVVKVGRIAGQYAKPRSAATDALGLPVYRGDIINSLEPKPELRVPDPGRMIRAYANAGAAMNLVRALTGAGMADLHQVHDWNKDFVSSSPAGERYEALAGEIDRGLRFMNACGVSDTSLHSTEIFASHEALLLDYERALLRLDNADAANPKLYNLSSHFLWVGERTRQLDGAHIAFAELLANPIGLKIGPTTTPEQALEYVERLDPRHEAGRLTLISRMGNGKVREVLPAIVEKVEASGHKVIWQCDPMHGNTHESSTGYKTRHFDRIVDEVQGFFEVHHKLGTYPGGIHVELTGEDVTECLGGAQEISDIDLSGRYETACDPRLNTQQSLELAFLVAEMLRG, from the coding sequence GTGAACTGGACAGTGGACGTTCCCGTCGACACACTTCCCGAGCTCCCGCCGCTGCCGCCCGAGCTGCGCGCCCGCCTCGACGCGGCGCTGGCCAAGCCGGCCGCGCAGCAGCCCGAGTGGCCGGACCCGGAGCTGGCCAAGCGGGCCAGGGGCGTCCTGGAGAGCGTCCCGCCGATCACCGTGCCGGCCGAGATCGACCGGCTGAAGAACCGGCTCGCCATGGTCGCCAACGGCGAGGCCTTCCTGCTCCAGGGCGGCGACTGCGCGGAGACGTACGAGTCCAACACCGAGCCGCACATCCGGGCGAACCTGCGCACGCTGCTGCAGATGGCCGTGGTGCTCACCTACGGCGCGAGCCTGCCGGTGGTCAAGGTCGGCCGCATCGCCGGCCAGTACGCGAAGCCGCGCTCGGCGGCCACTGACGCGCTGGGCCTGCCGGTCTACCGCGGCGACATCATCAACTCCCTCGAGCCGAAGCCCGAGCTGCGGGTGCCGGACCCGGGCCGGATGATCCGCGCGTACGCGAACGCGGGCGCGGCGATGAACCTGGTCCGCGCCCTCACCGGCGCCGGCATGGCCGACCTGCACCAGGTGCACGACTGGAACAAGGACTTCGTGTCCTCCTCGCCCGCGGGCGAGCGGTACGAGGCGCTGGCCGGCGAGATCGACCGGGGCCTGCGGTTCATGAACGCCTGCGGCGTCTCCGACACCTCGCTGCACTCCACCGAGATCTTCGCCAGCCACGAGGCGCTGCTGCTCGATTACGAGCGCGCGCTGCTGCGGCTGGACAACGCCGACGCGGCGAACCCGAAGCTGTACAACCTGTCCTCGCACTTCCTGTGGGTCGGCGAGCGGACCCGTCAGCTGGACGGCGCGCACATCGCGTTCGCCGAGCTGCTGGCCAACCCGATCGGGCTCAAGATCGGCCCGACCACCACGCCGGAGCAGGCGCTGGAGTACGTCGAGCGGCTCGACCCGCGGCACGAGGCCGGCCGGCTCACGCTCATTTCGCGGATGGGCAACGGCAAGGTCCGTGAGGTGCTGCCGGCGATCGTGGAAAAGGTCGAGGCGTCCGGGCACAAGGTCATCTGGCAGTGCGACCCGATGCACGGCAACACCCACGAGTCGTCGACCGGGTACAAGACCCGCCATTTCGACCGCATCGTCGACGAGGTCCAGGGCTTCTTCGAGGTGCACCACAAACTGGGCACCTACCCCGGCGGCATCCACGTGGAGCTGACCGGTGAGGACGTCACCGAATGCCTCGGCGGCGCGCAGGAGATTTCCGACATCGACCTTTCGGGCCGCTACGAAACCGCCTGCGACCCGCGGCTGAACACCCAGCAGTCCCTCGAACTGGCCTTCCTGGTCGCGGAAATGCTGCGCGGCTGA
- a CDS encoding wax ester/triacylglycerol synthase family O-acyltransferase gives MTRTSLSPLDVAFLCLESETAPMHMGAVLTFTPAEPVSPERLTALLAERAAQIPKLRQKTRTELFPPGSASWSEDPDFVAAQHIHHYRVSAFHEMEPLAEYAAQWIAQPLDTGRPLWELTVVSGLAEGRFAVLLKLHHALTDGAGAYAVAVGLLDGLPLTARVAAAGRDPVVPRPRSALDTVKDTFAQAGQTAEIASSLVRAARPPLSPAPLLSAPASAERRLGFVRLPAADLRRIRRAHGGTGNDVVLAVLSGALREWLVNRGQRADGRTLRALIPVSVRGRARTQLSGNQLSGYLCDLPVGVDDPVQRLAVVRQAMTRNKAAGPSRGAGAFPLLAGRVPPVLHRLGTKTAGLAAPLLFDLVVTAVPLPPARLALDGAPLAEVYPFVPLAPRHAVGIAVAAYRDSVHIGLQANGAAVPDLGSLRDAVLKSAAALVHTA, from the coding sequence ATGACGCGGACCTCGCTCAGCCCGCTCGACGTGGCTTTCCTATGCCTGGAAAGCGAAACCGCGCCGATGCACATGGGCGCCGTGCTGACGTTCACCCCCGCCGAGCCGGTCTCCCCGGAGCGCCTGACCGCGCTGCTGGCCGAGCGGGCGGCGCAGATCCCGAAACTCCGGCAGAAAACGCGCACCGAGCTGTTCCCGCCGGGCTCGGCGAGCTGGTCGGAAGACCCGGATTTTGTTGCCGCGCAGCACATCCACCATTACCGCGTGAGCGCGTTCCACGAGATGGAACCGCTGGCGGAGTACGCGGCGCAGTGGATCGCGCAGCCGCTCGACACCGGGCGGCCGCTGTGGGAGCTGACCGTGGTGTCCGGGCTGGCCGAGGGCCGGTTCGCCGTGCTGCTCAAGCTGCACCACGCGCTCACCGACGGCGCGGGCGCGTATGCCGTGGCCGTCGGCCTGCTGGACGGGCTGCCGCTCACCGCGCGGGTCGCCGCGGCGGGACGTGACCCGGTGGTGCCGCGGCCGCGTTCGGCCCTCGACACCGTCAAGGACACGTTCGCCCAGGCCGGTCAGACGGCCGAAATCGCGTCCTCGCTGGTGCGTGCCGCGCGGCCGCCGCTCTCGCCGGCGCCGTTGCTGTCCGCGCCGGCCTCGGCCGAACGGCGGCTCGGCTTCGTCCGGCTGCCCGCCGCCGACCTCCGCCGGATCCGCCGCGCCCACGGCGGAACCGGCAACGACGTGGTGCTCGCCGTGCTGTCCGGCGCGCTGCGGGAGTGGCTGGTCAACCGCGGCCAGCGAGCCGACGGCCGCACGCTGCGGGCGTTGATCCCGGTCAGCGTGCGCGGCCGTGCCCGCACCCAGCTGAGCGGCAACCAGCTGTCCGGCTACCTGTGCGACCTGCCGGTCGGCGTCGACGACCCGGTGCAGCGCCTCGCCGTGGTCCGCCAGGCGATGACGCGGAACAAGGCGGCCGGGCCGTCCCGGGGCGCCGGCGCGTTCCCACTGCTGGCCGGGCGCGTCCCGCCGGTCCTGCACCGCCTCGGCACGAAGACCGCCGGGCTGGCCGCGCCGCTGCTGTTCGACCTGGTGGTGACCGCCGTGCCGCTGCCGCCGGCCCGGCTGGCCCTGGACGGCGCGCCGCTGGCCGAGGTGTACCCGTTCGTGCCCCTCGCCCCGCGCCACGCCGTCGGCATCGCCGTGGCCGCCTACCGCGACAGTGTCCACATCGGACTCCAGGCCAACGGCGCGGCCGTGCCGGACCTCGGCTCCCTGCGCGACGCCGTGCTGAAGTCGGCCGCCGCGCTGGTGCACACGGCCTAA
- the pknB gene encoding Stk1 family PASTA domain-containing Ser/Thr kinase produces the protein MTRTHPSLVGTLLEHRYRVDRLLARGGMSSVYRGLDTRLDRQVAIKIMDPRFADDRSFVERFVREARSAAQLHHPNVVAVHDQGFDTPAGEDSGLAFLVMELVDGGTLRDLMAEQGPLDVALALSIAEPVLSALAAAHAAGLVHRDVKPENVLIGRSSTVLTGGVVKVGDFGLVRAVASAGTTSSSVILGTVAYLSPEQVTTGAAAARGDVYSAGILLYEMLTGQAPYTGDTALSVAYRHVNDDVPRPSDLRPGLPPALDELILRATRRDPELRPADAGVFLAELQAVRAELGLALVGVPIPPPPDGDGVSDAERTLPRIPAVTEQTMPVSGPRGTRALTRAVPVPPPGPPMSPPTGQQQAVPPTPPRRPAPAEEKKPRDRRKLIALIALGVLVLGGLIGAYAFILSDTGPNTSTVPKLVGLSQASAGDALRAAKLTPQYSQEFSNTVPANTVIKADPVAGTSLQPNATVSVVVSKGKPVVPNIQVGSPLADATKAIQDQQLTVTQGTPAYSDTAPEGTVLSVSPAPGTPVDIGGQVTLVLSKGPEPLPPVPDVTGRSKDEAFGILQQAGFQPQDGGEEFSQTVPAGSVTRTDPAANSPGRKVVKVFVSNAVQVPDVRFKPFDQAEQILKDAGLQADKGGDGGGGRGHGGGFDFVFQQDPQPGSLVPKGTKVKIRGFGG, from the coding sequence GTGACACGGACGCATCCGAGCCTGGTCGGCACGCTGCTCGAACACCGCTACCGCGTGGACAGGCTGCTGGCCCGCGGCGGGATGTCGTCGGTCTACCGGGGGCTGGACACCCGGCTGGACCGGCAGGTGGCGATCAAGATCATGGATCCCCGCTTCGCCGACGACCGCTCGTTCGTGGAGCGGTTCGTACGCGAGGCGCGCTCCGCCGCGCAGCTGCATCACCCGAACGTCGTAGCCGTGCACGACCAGGGCTTCGACACCCCGGCCGGCGAGGACTCCGGCCTGGCGTTCCTGGTGATGGAGCTGGTCGACGGCGGCACGCTGCGCGACCTGATGGCCGAGCAGGGGCCGCTGGACGTGGCGCTCGCGCTGAGCATCGCCGAGCCGGTGCTCTCGGCGCTGGCCGCCGCGCACGCCGCCGGGCTGGTGCACCGCGACGTCAAGCCGGAGAACGTGCTGATCGGCCGCAGCAGCACCGTGCTCACCGGCGGGGTGGTGAAGGTCGGGGACTTCGGCCTGGTCCGCGCCGTCGCGAGCGCCGGGACCACCAGCTCCAGCGTCATCCTCGGCACCGTCGCCTACCTCTCCCCCGAGCAGGTCACCACCGGCGCGGCCGCGGCGCGCGGCGACGTCTACTCGGCCGGGATCCTGCTGTACGAGATGCTCACCGGCCAGGCGCCCTACACCGGCGACACCGCGCTTTCGGTGGCGTACCGGCATGTCAACGACGACGTCCCGCGGCCGAGCGACCTGCGCCCCGGCCTGCCGCCCGCACTGGACGAGCTGATCCTGCGCGCCACCCGGCGCGACCCCGAGCTGCGCCCGGCCGACGCCGGCGTGTTCCTGGCCGAGCTGCAGGCGGTCCGCGCCGAGCTGGGCCTGGCGCTGGTGGGCGTGCCGATCCCGCCCCCGCCGGACGGCGACGGGGTGTCCGACGCCGAGCGCACCCTTCCGCGCATCCCCGCCGTCACCGAGCAGACCATGCCGGTTTCCGGCCCGCGCGGCACCCGCGCGCTGACCAGGGCCGTGCCGGTCCCGCCACCGGGACCGCCGATGTCACCGCCGACCGGCCAGCAGCAGGCCGTGCCGCCGACGCCGCCCCGGCGTCCGGCCCCCGCCGAGGAGAAGAAGCCGCGCGACCGCCGGAAGCTCATCGCCCTGATCGCGCTCGGCGTGCTGGTGCTCGGCGGGCTGATCGGCGCGTACGCGTTCATCCTCAGCGACACCGGCCCGAACACCTCGACGGTGCCGAAGCTCGTCGGGCTCAGCCAGGCCTCGGCAGGTGACGCGCTGCGGGCGGCGAAGCTGACCCCGCAGTACAGCCAGGAGTTCAGCAACACCGTCCCGGCCAACACGGTGATCAAGGCCGACCCGGTCGCGGGCACCTCGCTGCAGCCGAACGCCACCGTGTCCGTGGTCGTGTCCAAGGGCAAGCCGGTGGTGCCGAACATCCAGGTGGGCAGCCCGCTCGCCGACGCCACCAAGGCGATCCAGGACCAGCAGCTCACCGTCACACAGGGCACGCCGGCGTACAGCGACACCGCGCCCGAGGGCACCGTGCTGAGCGTCTCCCCCGCCCCCGGCACGCCGGTGGACATCGGCGGCCAGGTCACGCTGGTGCTGTCCAAGGGCCCCGAGCCGCTGCCGCCGGTGCCCGACGTCACCGGGCGGTCGAAGGACGAGGCGTTCGGCATCCTGCAGCAGGCCGGGTTCCAGCCGCAGGACGGCGGCGAGGAGTTCTCCCAGACCGTGCCGGCCGGCTCGGTCACCCGCACCGACCCGGCGGCGAACTCGCCGGGCCGCAAGGTGGTGAAGGTCTTCGTCTCCAACGCCGTCCAGGTGCCCGACGTCCGGTTCAAGCCGTTCGACCAGGCGGAGCAGATCCTCAAGGACGCCGGCCTGCAAGCCGATAAGGGCGGTGACGGCGGCGGCGGTCGCGGCCACGGTGGCGGGTTCGACTTCGTCTTCCAGCAGGACCCGCAGCCGGGCTCGCTGGTGCCGAAGGGCACGAAGGTGAAGATCCGCGGCTTCGGCGGCTGA
- a CDS encoding Rv2175c family DNA-binding protein — MSGIPVAEDVLDPAVAVLPLTEVATALGTSVNKVRQMLREGQLIAVKRGGELCVPGAFFVKDGVVKGLAGTITVLADSGFSRTEMLRWLFEADDTLPGSTPVNALRTSHGTEVKRRAQAMAF; from the coding sequence GTGAGTGGGATTCCTGTCGCCGAAGACGTCCTCGACCCCGCGGTAGCGGTTCTTCCGCTGACGGAGGTGGCGACGGCCCTCGGGACTTCGGTCAACAAGGTGCGCCAGATGCTGCGCGAAGGCCAGCTGATCGCGGTGAAGCGCGGCGGCGAGCTGTGCGTGCCGGGCGCGTTTTTCGTCAAGGACGGCGTGGTCAAGGGGCTGGCGGGGACGATCACCGTGCTCGCGGACTCCGGCTTCAGCCGCACCGAGATGCTGCGCTGGCTGTTCGAGGCGGACGACACGCTCCCGGGCTCGACCCCGGTGAACGCGCTCCGCACCAGCCACGGCACCGAGGTCAAGCGCCGCGCGCAGGCGATGGCCTTCTAG
- a CDS encoding MFS transporter, with product MLSRYLIGATAARSGDESSGPALLLLGLSSSTAVTGSTLLAGLTIAAAFGGPLLGAALDRSRSPGRVLATALAGYAAGLALITVLFGRVPFALVLATAALAGLLNPAVAGGWTAQLPALVPPERLPRASTLDAMTFTAASLAGPGLAGLLANLAGAPVALTVASVFVAAAVPVAWRLPRRAERPRNPRKPTAAALFLLRNRPLRRTTVTTTLSYAGIGMAMVCYPVLGLHRLGGAGYGTLLLTVMAVASLLVNALLARHPLPGPPDITVLLSTVALGSGFLATAAAPNAILLVAAAVLIGFGEGPQLSAVFAVRHREAPADVRAQAFTTAASVKIAGMAAGTAVAGPLAGQSPAVCLCAAAGLQLAAAIGYLVCSPGTGTRDGTGARRPSPARGA from the coding sequence GTGCTGAGCCGTTACCTGATCGGCGCGACGGCCGCCCGCAGTGGCGACGAGTCGTCCGGTCCCGCGCTGCTCCTGCTGGGACTGAGTTCGTCGACGGCGGTCACGGGCTCGACCCTGCTGGCCGGGCTGACCATCGCGGCCGCGTTCGGCGGACCGTTGCTCGGCGCGGCGCTGGACCGGTCCCGCTCTCCCGGCAGGGTCCTGGCCACGGCGCTCGCCGGGTACGCCGCCGGGCTCGCGTTGATCACGGTGCTCTTCGGCCGCGTGCCCTTCGCGCTGGTGCTGGCGACGGCGGCGCTCGCCGGCCTGCTCAACCCGGCGGTCGCGGGCGGCTGGACCGCGCAGCTGCCCGCGCTGGTCCCGCCGGAGCGGCTGCCGCGAGCGAGCACGCTCGACGCGATGACGTTCACCGCAGCGAGCCTGGCCGGCCCCGGACTCGCCGGGCTGCTGGCGAACCTCGCGGGCGCGCCGGTCGCGCTCACCGTCGCAAGCGTGTTCGTGGCAGCGGCTGTTCCGGTCGCCTGGCGCCTGCCGCGCCGGGCGGAGCGCCCGCGGAACCCGCGAAAGCCCACCGCCGCCGCACTGTTCCTGCTCCGCAACCGCCCGCTGCGCCGCACGACCGTGACCACCACGCTCTCGTACGCCGGCATCGGTATGGCCATGGTCTGCTACCCGGTCCTGGGCCTGCACCGGCTCGGCGGCGCGGGGTACGGCACGCTGCTGCTGACCGTCATGGCCGTGGCGTCCCTGCTCGTCAACGCACTGCTGGCCCGCCACCCGCTGCCCGGCCCGCCGGACATCACGGTGCTGCTCAGCACGGTCGCGCTCGGCTCGGGTTTCCTCGCGACCGCGGCGGCGCCGAACGCGATCCTGCTGGTCGCGGCCGCCGTACTGATCGGATTCGGCGAAGGGCCGCAGCTCTCGGCGGTGTTCGCGGTCCGGCACCGGGAGGCGCCCGCGGACGTGCGGGCTCAGGCCTTCACCACCGCGGCGAGCGTGAAGATCGCCGGGATGGCCGCGGGCACGGCCGTCGCGGGACCGCTCGCCGGGCAGTCGCCGGCGGTGTGCCTGTGCGCCGCCGCGGGGCTGCAACTCGCCGCCGCGATCGGTTACCTGGTGTGTTCACCGGGGACCGGAACGCGGGACGGGACGGGCGCTAGAAGGCCATCGCCTGCGCGCGGCGCTTGA
- a CDS encoding CGNR zinc finger domain-containing protein: MTVPPPDFPGGRSAVRRAVDLLDVLLPVPPDPARVAEVLVARGEPDEPLATAAVAELHEAALELREVFAAPDTAAAAKVLNRLFAKYASPPRLTAHDADFGWHLHVDAADDGPWGAWFVTSSALALAGLLAERQGPPGGLCASPSCGRPFAHLGGGSPRRYCSTRCATRERVAAHRAKTKAPSPE, encoded by the coding sequence ATGACTGTTCCGCCGCCGGATTTCCCGGGTGGCCGTTCGGCGGTGCGCCGCGCGGTGGACCTGCTCGACGTGCTGCTGCCGGTGCCGCCTGACCCGGCCCGGGTGGCCGAGGTGCTGGTGGCGCGCGGGGAGCCGGACGAGCCGTTGGCCACGGCCGCCGTCGCCGAGCTGCACGAAGCCGCGCTCGAACTGCGCGAGGTCTTCGCCGCGCCCGATACGGCGGCCGCAGCGAAGGTGCTGAACCGGCTGTTCGCGAAGTACGCGAGCCCGCCGCGGCTGACCGCGCACGACGCGGACTTCGGCTGGCACCTGCACGTCGACGCGGCCGACGACGGGCCGTGGGGCGCGTGGTTCGTGACGTCCTCGGCGCTCGCCCTGGCCGGGCTGCTGGCCGAACGGCAGGGGCCGCCGGGCGGGCTGTGTGCGTCGCCCTCGTGCGGGCGCCCGTTCGCACATCTGGGCGGCGGCAGTCCACGGCGTTATTGCTCGACGCGCTGCGCGACCCGCGAGCGTGTGGCGGCGCACCGGGCCAAGACGAAAGCCCCCTCACCGGAGTGA
- a CDS encoding LLM class F420-dependent oxidoreductase, with translation MTTASNRRLRVGVQLQPQHADYDSIRRAAAEAEELGVDIIFNWDHFYPLYGEPEGKHFECWTMLGAWAEATSRVEIGALVTCNSYRNPELLADMARTVDNISGGRLILGIGSGWFEKDYDEYGYEFGTAGGRLNDLADSLPRIESRLDKLNPAPTRKIPVLIGGGGEKKTLKLVAKHADIWHGFGDAEVVERKVKILDQHCADLGRDPAEIERSCGVEGSPDELGPKLLAHGVSLFTVGLNGPDYDLSKVKPWIDWRNQQNG, from the coding sequence ATGACCACTGCTTCGAACAGGCGGCTCCGGGTCGGCGTCCAGCTCCAGCCGCAGCACGCCGATTACGACAGCATCCGCCGCGCGGCCGCGGAGGCCGAAGAACTCGGCGTCGACATCATCTTCAACTGGGACCACTTCTACCCGCTGTACGGCGAGCCCGAGGGCAAGCACTTCGAGTGCTGGACGATGCTCGGCGCGTGGGCCGAAGCGACCTCCCGCGTGGAGATCGGCGCGCTGGTGACGTGCAACAGCTACCGCAATCCCGAGCTGCTCGCCGACATGGCGCGCACCGTCGACAACATCTCCGGCGGACGGCTCATCCTCGGCATCGGCTCCGGCTGGTTCGAGAAGGACTACGACGAGTACGGCTACGAATTCGGCACCGCGGGCGGCCGGCTGAACGACCTGGCCGACTCCCTGCCGCGGATCGAATCGCGGCTGGACAAGCTGAACCCGGCGCCGACGCGCAAGATCCCGGTGCTGATCGGCGGCGGCGGCGAGAAGAAGACCCTCAAGCTGGTCGCGAAGCACGCCGACATCTGGCACGGCTTCGGCGACGCGGAGGTCGTCGAGCGCAAGGTGAAGATCCTCGACCAGCACTGCGCGGACCTGGGCCGCGACCCGGCCGAGATCGAGCGCTCCTGCGGGGTGGAGGGCAGCCCGGACGAGCTGGGCCCGAAGCTCCTCGCGCACGGCGTCTCCCTGTTCACCGTGGGCCTGAACGGGCCGGACTACGACCTGTCCAAGGTCAAGCCGTGGATCGACTGGCGGAACCAGCAGAACGGCTGA
- a CDS encoding phytoene/squalene synthase family protein, protein MNELDAAGITGPALRSAYTECRRINAHHGRTFFLATRLLPARARPSAHALYGFARMADELVDNPSPGTDPEVALDKVAGLVDEVYGGGEPADPVLAALADTVRRHGIERGLVDAFLHSMRMDLTVTEYATYAELAEYIHGSASVIGLQMLPVFGTVVPLADAVPSAAALGEAFQLTNFIRDIGEDLDRGRLYLPTEELAVFGVDRALLAESRRRRVPDPRVRRALAVAVSRNRAVYRRAEAGIPLLRPESRPCVRTAITLYEGILDEIEAMDYDVLNRRAVVGKGRRLAVAMLELVQVRLGAFRGYGLTLRS, encoded by the coding sequence GTGAACGAACTGGACGCCGCCGGGATCACCGGCCCCGCCCTGCGGTCCGCGTACACCGAGTGCCGCCGCATCAACGCCCACCACGGCCGCACGTTTTTCCTCGCCACCCGGCTGCTGCCGGCGCGGGCCCGGCCCTCGGCGCACGCGTTGTACGGCTTCGCGCGGATGGCCGACGAGCTGGTCGACAACCCTTCGCCGGGCACCGATCCGGAGGTGGCGCTGGACAAGGTCGCCGGACTGGTCGACGAGGTATACGGCGGCGGCGAACCCGCCGACCCGGTGCTCGCCGCGCTGGCCGACACCGTCCGCCGCCACGGCATCGAACGCGGGCTGGTGGACGCGTTCCTGCACTCGATGCGGATGGACCTGACGGTCACGGAATACGCGACCTACGCCGAACTCGCCGAGTACATCCATGGCTCGGCGTCCGTGATCGGGCTGCAGATGCTGCCGGTGTTCGGCACGGTCGTACCACTCGCCGACGCGGTCCCGAGTGCCGCCGCGCTCGGGGAAGCCTTCCAGCTCACCAATTTCATCCGGGACATCGGCGAGGACCTGGACCGCGGCCGGCTGTACCTGCCCACCGAGGAGCTGGCGGTGTTCGGTGTGGACCGCGCGCTGCTCGCCGAATCGCGCCGCCGCCGGGTACCGGACCCGCGGGTACGGCGCGCGCTGGCTGTCGCGGTTTCGCGCAACCGCGCGGTCTATCGTCGCGCGGAGGCCGGAATTCCCTTGCTGCGCCCCGAATCGCGGCCGTGTGTGCGGACCGCGATCACGCTGTACGAAGGCATCCTCGACGAGATCGAAGCGATGGATTACGACGTGCTGAACCGCCGCGCGGTGGTCGGCAAAGGCCGGCGGCTGGCGGTCGCGATGCTGGAGCTGGTCCAAGTCCGGCTTGGCGCGTTCCGTGGTTACGGGCTTACGCTGCGATCATGA
- the crtI gene encoding phytoene desaturase family protein translates to MEGRTVTGPTDHVVVVGAGLAGLSAALHLLGAGRRVTLLEQAKTPGGRAGQQDFGGNAVDTGASVLTMPELVDEAFHAVGESLADNLPLTKLDPAYRARFADGSTLALRTDGDAMEAEIRAFAGPAEARGYRRLRRWLTELYATQKDHFIGANFDSPFGLVRPELVKLAALGGFGRLGPKVATFLRDERVRRLFSFQALYAGLDPARAMGAYGVIAYMDTVGGVYYPRGGMGAIARSMAGAAGRAGADLRFGTEAAWLERVSSRVRAVRTRSGERIECDAVVLATELTTAYRLLGARPRRVLPLRYSPSAVVLHGRTGRSWPKLGHHTIFFGDAWERTFAEIVREGKLMSDPSLLVTRPTATEPGLAGEGGEIVSVLAPAPNLHRGRIDWPRVGGPYREELVRTLESRGLTGFGGEFTVDELITPADWSARGLAAGTPFSLAHTFAQTGPFRPANLVRAAGNVVLAGSGTTPGVGIPPVLISGRLAAERITGR, encoded by the coding sequence ATGGAGGGCCGGACCGTCACCGGGCCCACCGACCACGTGGTGGTGGTCGGGGCGGGGCTGGCCGGGCTCTCGGCCGCGTTGCACCTGCTCGGCGCCGGCCGCCGCGTCACGCTGCTGGAGCAGGCCAAGACGCCGGGCGGACGGGCCGGGCAACAGGACTTCGGCGGCAACGCCGTGGACACCGGCGCGAGTGTGCTCACCATGCCCGAGCTGGTCGATGAGGCCTTTCACGCCGTCGGCGAGTCACTGGCCGACAACCTCCCGCTGACGAAGCTCGACCCGGCCTACCGCGCGCGGTTCGCGGACGGCAGCACGCTCGCGCTGCGCACCGACGGCGACGCGATGGAGGCCGAGATCCGGGCGTTCGCCGGGCCCGCGGAGGCGCGCGGCTACCGACGGCTGCGGCGCTGGCTCACCGAGCTGTACGCCACGCAGAAGGACCACTTCATCGGCGCGAACTTCGATTCGCCGTTCGGCCTCGTCCGGCCGGAACTGGTGAAGCTCGCGGCGCTCGGCGGCTTCGGCCGGCTCGGCCCGAAGGTCGCCACCTTCCTTCGCGACGAGCGCGTACGCCGGCTGTTTTCGTTCCAGGCGCTGTACGCGGGCCTCGACCCGGCGCGCGCGATGGGCGCGTACGGCGTCATCGCGTACATGGACACCGTCGGCGGCGTGTACTACCCGCGCGGCGGCATGGGCGCGATCGCGCGGTCGATGGCCGGCGCCGCCGGGCGCGCGGGGGCCGATCTGCGATTCGGCACCGAAGCCGCGTGGCTGGAACGGGTTTCCTCGCGGGTGCGCGCGGTCCGGACGCGCTCGGGTGAGCGGATCGAGTGCGACGCGGTGGTCCTCGCGACCGAGCTGACCACGGCGTACCGGCTGCTCGGCGCGCGCCCCCGGCGGGTGCTTCCGTTGCGGTACTCGCCTTCGGCCGTGGTGCTGCACGGGCGCACCGGCCGCTCGTGGCCGAAATTGGGCCACCACACGATTTTCTTCGGCGACGCGTGGGAGCGCACGTTCGCCGAGATCGTCCGCGAGGGCAAGCTGATGAGCGACCCGTCGCTGCTCGTGACCCGCCCGACCGCGACCGAGCCGGGGCTGGCCGGCGAAGGCGGCGAGATCGTCTCCGTGCTCGCGCCGGCGCCGAACCTGCACCGCGGCCGCATCGACTGGCCGCGCGTCGGCGGCCCGTACCGCGAAGAACTGGTGCGCACGCTGGAATCGCGCGGGCTCACCGGGTTCGGCGGCGAGTTCACCGTCGACGAGCTGATCACGCCCGCGGACTGGTCGGCGCGCGGGCTCGCCGCCGGGACCCCGTTCTCGCTGGCGCACACCTTTGCCCAGACCGGCCCGTTCCGGCCCGCCAACCTGGTGCGGGCCGCGGGCAACGTGGTGCTCGCGGGCAGCGGCACCACCCCCGGCGTCGGCATCCCGCCGGTGCTGATCTCCGGACGACTCGCCGCGGAAAGGATCACCGGCCGGTGA